Proteins encoded together in one Plasmodium cynomolgi strain B DNA, chromosome 9, whole genome shotgun sequence window:
- a CDS encoding ubiquitin transferase (putative), whose product MFNGESKNRKINLSGKKHVILNKDSFIERAKKEKEIHLNLARRKNAFKVISTYVSYKKCIEKRRSEIKILIGKRISDVMLLQNLVAPDVYERALRICLYEFSVSSTFLYSNRSCYYYYKGMDFDSMYPPVKHLLDVLKLYGKVGQLDEPHSAREGKNEEDVRGSTQQDGGGSAQPDGGGSTQQDGGGSAQQDGGGSAQPDGSQPGKDPKKKEAIHVSNKFLYRHKNEIQVLLNHLDVLLGGYNLYGENIYGEYHSGMRSVRRCRGHLLSGTDIARGSSQGGVFPSVSTKSKRYENGQMLYMYHMYNFILNKSFCVHMEKEINSRKEKNLQNIPRNDKKNVLQSLHKISDCIILTMDGIICILRKVLLSYAPKQIAKCGSTKLLIYLCDLIYIFLYSLKMKGHEVKQERVEEVKEKLNLLLQFVCISVDQLKDCHSLCIAFFKYPIYDIFSTPIDVKKELGMIKLLLLKIVNRTYGPHDVDIMQELVYSNENLLLHLEKYHVFNHASFDRKNISGVNILKNMLLFVHINEALVQDNVLNILLEAYLFLSLRYHPYVYKVGGGGTPRVGGIGGIDGIDGIDGNCGIDGIDRIDGIDRIDRIDGIDGNCGMGGRTDGDGDAHADAQCDFASPPSGALCSTTNPEHTQTEDVAGKKRSVSFGGGATIHRRIFHRYRNYYEFVKNVSNQACVIGGRRSDLTNRRGALGGSRIGGSRIGGSRIGGNSPSGSRIGGNPLGGSRIGGNPLGGSRIGGNPLGDNRREEVPGSGPALGLLPQTRHLSRDQPTQKTACRAHKHKRLFSMKNLIRAKGKRGKRSCDGDLLNNDIILKVKKILIEHDMHIYLVREVYLLWFTNCKANDTLFFKYLSAFPYFDHTIVSIYISSLCFLLHYYIVANMFVNLIDIKGFKLCKHFMASLAFKKVCKLLLMSLWVVLKKSMYAINCEVVNRLACEEKGVVGREGDGGGDDTELEEFTEGINEEDTYNDEDEQYEREMNRKEERAIEEIEGVSGGGVSSAGVSGEERSTEERRVEDPCARADLCEPLRCFEEIPIALGATEEPFFRASSAVLPNCRAEDLLEALDSLSTGEPSSMGILYPSSAHHLMKRGMYFSACDTYDGIGIPNTTSMGSGFKSSMHSTRGGEDASAITSTLISYLLYNRDRKGLNYILPLLLNKLYKVNGYVHLFEDDFFVIKETSNLLKNRFNIIGDQNNSGSGSNQMSSSTTSSSHYDTESHLFIDKNDAYLNYNIKHVNELANYLLRFTPFTLPFDDRILIFYNNRNKSKESIRDDSRFNFVDVKHHLIRRTHIVEDAFILLHMLDGTQVKQNIRVAFIDQNGNEETGIDGGGLFKEFMILLCREIFHSNFFLFDYVHNGTLYPKRFHSNDNLNLYTFAGKAIGKAIYERILIESVFNDVFLSFLLCDDIDLDVDIDINDLYFIDKHVFNSLLYIQNTSHVENLSLTFCIYERKKPDVGDVRKYEDIISYFQALGRQLSGGAGGAGGSFVGGSGGAGGAGGSFVGGSGVGAGSRGNVVRRFFSQTGVSPDHDNINSFFNIIDNLDALIHTLDRNLSSLSPVTLEDHVSEVNTTERYRGANYNADSPIVQMMIRRNELNLSPTSNGVLLGSDGEVLRYPLRSANDLDSEEGQEDLGRGDPSGGSSGDQAGWGRDYPAGGSRGDQAGGSRDYPAVENIDDHAGARQRGAQAEDLECIDLIENGRNILVDDSNKKHYIKLYINYKFKKMVQKKTQAFLKGLSELIPTKWLKLFNAHELKTLISGNDKCFDVDDLRRNVVYGGGYNANSETVVNLFHILKTFSPKEKSLFLMFVTSCSRSPLLGFQELYPKFCIFRVVDHTRLPTASTCVNLLKLPDYTSRDILHKNLLTAISGTQGFDLS is encoded by the exons ATGTTTAATGGAGAAAGCAAAAACAGGAAGATCAACCTGAGCGGGAAGAAACATGTCATCCTCAACAAGGACTCCTTCATCGAGAGGgccaaaaaagagaaagaaatcCACCTCAACTTGGCAAGGAGGAAAAACGCCTTTAAGGTTATCAGCACCTATGTAagctataaaaaatgtattgaaaaaaggaggagcgAGATTAAGATTCTCATCGGGAAGAGAATCAGCGATGTGATGTTGTTGCAGAACCTGGTCGCACCGGATGTGTATGAGAGAGCCTTACGAATATGCCTTTATGAATTTTCTGTGAGCTCCACGTTTTTGTACTCCAACCGGAGttgctactactactatAAGGGCATGGACTTTGATAGTATGTACCCTCCTGTGAAACACCTCCTAGATGTGCTGAAGCTGTATGGCAAAGTGGGGCAACTGGATGAACCCCATTCGGcgagggaggggaaaaacgaaGAGGATGTAAGGGGTTCAACTCAGCAGGATGGAGGCGGTTCTGCCCAACCGGATGGAGGCGGTTCTACACAGCAGGATGGAGGCGGTTCTGCCCAGCAGGATGGAGGCGGTTCTGCCCAACCGGATGGAAGCCAACCCGGAAAGGACccaaagaagaaggaagcaaTCCACGTTAGCAATAAGTTCCTGTACAGacataaaaacgaaatacAAGTTTTACTTAACCATTTGGATGTTCTCCTAGGAGGGTACAACTTATATggtgaaaatatatatggaGAATACCACTCGGGGATGCGAAGTGTGAGACGGTGTAGGGGTCATTTGTTGAGTGGCACCGACATAGCGAGGGGAAGTAGCCAAGGGGGAGTTTTCCCCAGTGTGAGTACCAAATCTAAAAGATACGAAAATGGACAGATGCTCTACATGTACCAcatgtacaattttattttgaataaatcCTTCTGTGTCCACAtggagaaggaaataaactctcggaaagagaaaaatttgcagaatATCCCCcgtaatgataaaaaaaacgtattgCAATCACTTCATAAAATAAGTGACTGCATCATTTTAACAATGGATGGAATTATCTGCATTTTGAGAAAGGTACTCCTGTCATATGCACCGAAGCAGATTGCCAAATGTGGTTCAACCAAGCTACTGATTTATTTGTGTgatcttatatatatttttttatactcttTGAAGATGAAGGGACATGAAGTAAAACAAGAACGTGTAGAGGaggtaaaagaaaaactcaACCTgcttttacaatttgtttgcattAGTGTAGATCAGCTAAAGGATTGCCATTCTTTGTgtattgctttttttaagtacccAATTTacgatattttttccactcctaTTGACGTGAAGAAAGAACTTGGTATGATAAAACTGCTGCTTTTGAAGATTGTAAATAGGACTTATGGACCACATGATGTAGATATAATGCAGGAGCTGGTTTACTCTAATGAGAACctgcttctccatttggagAAGTACCATGTGTTTAATCATGCATCCTTCGATAGGAAGAATATATCAGGGGTAAACATACTTAAGAATATGCTTCTGTTTGTCCACATCAATGAAGCGCTGGTTCAGGACAACGTTTTGAATATCCTGCTGGAGGCTTACTTGTTCCTGTCGCTGAGGTATCACCCGTATGTCTACAaggtggggggagggggaacaCCACGCGTCGGAGGAATAGGAGGAATTGACGGAATTGACGGAATCGACGGAAACTGCGGAATTGACGGAATTGACCGAATCGACGGAATTGACCGAATTGACCGAATTGACGGGATTGACGGAAACTGCGGGATGGGCGGCAGAACGGATGGAGATGGTGACGCCCATGCCGATGCGCAGTGCGACttcgcctccccccccagcgGAGCCCTCTGCAGCACCACCAACCCGGAGCACACCCAAACGGAGGACGTGGCGGGCAAGAAGAGATCCGTCTCCTTCGGCGGAGGCGC GACCATCCATAGGAGGATCTTCCATCGGTACAGGAACTATTAcgagtttgtaaaaaatgtgagcaaCCAGGCGTGCGTGATTGGGGGACGGAGAAGTGATTTGACTAATCGGCGGGGAGCGCTTGGTGGTAGTCGAATTGGGGGAAGTCGAATTGGGGGAAGTCGAATTGGGGGAAACTCCCCTAGTGGTAGTCGAATTGGGGGAAATCCACTCGGTGGTAGTCGAATCGGGGGAAATCCCCTTGGTGGTAGTCGAATCGGGGGAAATCCCCTCGGTGACAATAGAAGGGAGGAGGTGCCCGGGAGCGGCCCAGCGTTAGGGTTGCTCCCCCAGACGAGGCATCTCTCAAGGGATCAGCCAACGCAGAAGACAGCATGCAGAGCCCATAAGCATAAGCGCCTATTCAGCATGAAAAACCTCATCAgggcaaaggggaaaaggggaaagcggTCATGTGACGGGGATCTTCTAAACAACGATATCATAttgaaggtgaaaaaaatactcatCGAGCACGACATGCACATCTACCTGGTGAGAGAAGTGTACCTACTTTGGTTCACCAATTGTAAAGCAAACGACACCTTATTCTTTAAGTACCTCTCCGCCTTCCCCTACTTCGATCACACTATTGTCTCCATATATATCTCCTCCCTCTGTTTCCTTCTGCACTACTATATCGTAGCGAACATGTTTGTTAACTTAATTGATATTAAGGGGTTCAAATTGTGCAAACATTTTATGGCTAGCTTGGCCTTCAAGAAAGTATGTAAGTTGCTGCTGATGTCTCTGTGGGTGGTGCTGAAGAAATCCATGTATGCTATTAACTGTGAGGTGGTGAATCGGCTAGCTTGTGAGGAGAAAGGAGTGGTGGGACGGGAGGGAGATGGAGGGGGAGACGACACCGAACTGGAGGAGTTCACGGAAGGGATTAATGAGGAGGACACGTACAACGATGAGGATGAGCAGTATGAGCGGGAGATGAACAGGAAGGAGGAGCGGGCCATAGAGGAGATCGAAGGGGTCAGCGGTGGAGGGGTCAGCAGTGCAGGGGTCAGCGGTGAAGAACGCAGCACCGAAGAACGCCGCGTCGAAGATCCCTGCGCTAGAGCGGACTTGTGTGAACCCCTGCGATGCTTCGAGGAAATCCCCATTGCGCTGGGTGCAACGGAAGAGCCGTTTTTCCGAGCGAGTTCAGCAGTCCTACCCAACTGCAGAGCAGAGGACCTTTTGGAAGCGCTGGACTCACTTAGCACAGGTGAGCCGTCCTCCATGGGGATACTCTACCCTTCCAGTGCCCACCATTTGATGAAACGAGGAATGTACTTCTCAGCGTGCGATACATATGACGGGATAGGAATACCCAACACGACCAGCATGGGTAGTGGTTTCAAAAGTAGCATGCATAGCACCCGAGGAGGCGAAGATGCGTCGGCAATAACGTCCACGTTAATAAGCTACCTGTTGTATAATCGAGACAGAAAAGGACTGAACTATATACTGCCACTTTTACTGAATAAGTTATACAAGGTGAACGGGTACGTGCATCTCTTCGAGgatgatttttttgtaatcaaGGAAACGAGTAATTTGCTAAAGAATCGGTTTAACATTATTGGGGACCAGAATAACAGCGGAAGTGGATCCAATCAAATGAGCAGCAGCACCACAAGCAGTAGTCACTACGACACAGAATCACATCTCTTCATCGATAAGAACGATGCCTATCTGAATTACAATATAAAGCACGTGAATGAGTTGGCTAACTACCTGTTGAGGTTTACTCCGTTTACTCTCCCTTTTGATGATCgcatattaatattttacaacAACAGGAATAAGTCCAAGGAGAGTATCCGAGACGACAGCAGGTTCAATTTCGTAGATGTGAAGCACCATTTGATTAGGAGAACACACATAGTAGAAGACGCGTTTATATTGCTTCACATGCTAGACGGTACTCAGGTCAAGCAAAACATCAGAGTCGCATTTATTGATCAAAATGGTAATGAAGAAACTGGAATCGATGGAGGAGgactttttaaagaattcaTGATACTTTTATGTCGAGAAATATTTcactcaaatttttttctcttcgatTATGTACACAATGGCACACTCTATCCGAAACGATTCCATTCTAATGATAATTTAAATCTCTATACCTTTGCTGGTAAGGCAATTGGGAAGGCTATTTACGAGCGCATACTTATTGAATCCGTTTTTAATGACGTTTTTTTGAGCTTCCTCCTATGTGATGACATAGATCTAGATGTCGACATCGATATTAACGACTTATATTTTATTGACAAGCATGTTTTTAACAGCTTGCTTTATATTCAGAATACCTCCCATGTGGAGAACCTCTCACTTACGTTTTGCATTTACGAGAGGAAGAAACCAGATGTGGGGGACGTGCGTAAGTACGAGGACATCATTAGTTACTTTCAGGCCCTGGGGAGGCAGCTGTCCGGGGGGGCAGGCGGTGCGGGAGGAAGCTTCGTTGGGGGAAGTGGCGGTGCTGGCGGTGCGGGAGGGAGCTTCGTTGGGGGGAGTGGCGTGGGTGCAGGCAGCCGGGGAAACGTCGTGAGGCGGTTCTTCTCGCAGACGGGAGTCTCCCCTGACCATGACAACATTAACAGCTTCTTCAACATAATAGATAATTTGGACGCACTGATACACACACTCGATCGAAATCTTTCATCCCTTTCTCCGGTGACTCTGGAGGACCATGTGTCCGAAGTTAACACGACAGAACGGTACCGTGGTGCGAACTACAACGCGGATTCACCCATTGTGCAGATGATGATCCGTCGAAACGAGCTGAATTTGAGTCCTACGTCGAATGGGGTACTCTTGGGCTCAGACGGGGAGGTCTTGAGGTACCCGTTGCGCAGCGCCAACGACCTCGATTCGGAGGAGGGACAGGAAGATCTCGGCAGGGGGGATCCATCAGGTGGGAGTAGCGGTGACCAAGCGGGTTGGGGCAGAGATTACCCAGCGGGTGGGAGTAGAGGTGACCAAGCGGGTGGGAGCAGAGATTACCCAGCAGTTGAGAACATAGATGACCACGCGGGAGCACGCCAACGCGGGGCGCAAGCGGAGGACCTGGAGTGCATCGACCTGATTGAAAACGGAAGGAACATACTAGTGGACGATAGCAACAAAAAGCATTACATAAAGCTGTACATAAATTacaagtttaaaaaaatggtgcagaaaaaaacCCAGGCTTTTTTGAAAGGGCTGTCCGAATTGATTCCTACAAAATGGCTCAAGCTTTTTAATGCTCATGAGTTAAAGACTCTCATTTCGGGAAATGACAAATGCTTCGACGTGGATGATTTGAGAAGGAACGTTGTTTACGGTGGAGGGTACAATGCAAATAGCGAAACTGTAGTGAAtttatttcacattttgaaaaCATTTTCTCCAAAGGAGAAGAGCCTGTTCCTCATGTTTGTGACTAGCTGCTCTAGGTCCCCTTTGCTTGGCTTCCAGGAGCTGTACCCTAAATTCTGCATCTTTCGCGTCGTGGACCATACGAGACTGCCCACTGCGTCCACGTGCGTGAACTTGCTCAAGCTGCCCGACTACACCTCCAGGGATATCCTGCACAAGAACCTCCTCACGGCGATAAGCGGCACGCAGGGGTTTGACCTCAGCTAA
- a CDS encoding WD domain G-beta repeat domain containing protein (putative) — translation MTEYIKCECTKYVLPEEDSEPPINVSTNAQNTLVAVVKNKRYVQVSKITNGKLSPCQTIFLGNRHKVVALEWSSQNDLLVLTIDMKCVIYKKGKNERWNTTNVSITSEELLPTCACWHPHAHSFAIGFSSGVIFICSKGEDTKWKIEKVANHSGSVLFLQWSYSGNILCSCSMDSSAQLVCTSGTLDEDIPDEGRTRTHSNIDELIEDRNLNSNDVIGKIECEGHVILHSSFSPSNKRVAVIASSFENNRENQQIIICDYFKPTPNTQFVSWVGQTMQKCLFLDEDSLLVYGYDIFPILVECLSGEWTLSKVVLPQFSIKNLSIDFFYDKKGIQDIEDQCQHMSGNEIIGEIVAHSNSILQMCLLEPREDQKCVQFVTVSSDFNVVFWRFPCDSVEQF, via the exons ATGACTGAGTATATAAAATGCGAGTGTACCAAATATGTTCTGCCGGAGGAAGACTCTGAACCGCCAATAAACGTCTCGACCAACGCGCAGAACACGCTAGTAGCTGtcgtgaaaaataaaagatatgTGCAAGTGTCCAAAATAACAAACGGAAAGTTGTCCCCATGTCAGACGATATTCCTTGGG AACAGGCACAAGGTTGTTGCCCTCGAATGGTCGAGCCAAAACGACCTGCTCGTACTGACCATCGACATGAAATGCgtcatatataaaaagggaaaaaacgaacgaTGGAATACCACCAATGTTAGCATCACATCGGAGGAACTCCTACCTACTTGTGCCTGTTGGCATCCACATGCCCACTCCTTCGCCATCGGATTTTCGTCCGGCGTTATATTCATTTGTTCAAAGGGGGAagatacaaaatggaagatcGAAAAGGTGGCAAATCACTCTGGGAGCGTTTTGTTCCTACAGTGGAGCTATTCAG GGAATATTCTGTGTAGCTGCTCGATGGACTCATCTGCTCAGCTTGTGTGCACATCGGGCACTTTGGACGAAGACATACCAGATGAAGGAAGAACTAG GACCCATTCCAATATTGACGAACTGATCGAGGACAGGAACTTAAATAGCAACGACGTGATCGGCAAG ATCGAATGCGAAGGGCACGTCATTTTGCACAGTTCCTTTTCCCCATCGAACAAAAGGGTAGCCGTAATAG ctagCAGCTTCGAAAACAACCGAGAAAACCAGCAAATAATAATTTGCGACTACTTCAAGCCCACGCCCAACACGCAGTTCGTTTCTTGGGTTGGTCAGACGATGCAGAAGTGTCTGTTTTTGGATGAGGACTCGCTTCTGGTT TACGGCTACGACATATTTCCCATCCTTGTAGAATGCCTGAGTGGGGAATGGACCCTATCGAAGGTGGTGCTTCCACAGTTctcaattaaaaatttaagcaTTGATTTTTTCTATGACAAAAAAGGCATTCAAGATATAGAGGACCAGTGCCAGCACATGAGCGGGAACGAAATAATTGGAGAAATAGTTGCGCATTCGAATAGCATCTTGCAGATGTGCCTGTTGGAGCCGAGGGAGGATCAAAAATGCGTCCAGTTTGTGACCGTGTCGAGCGATTTTAATGTTGTTTTTTGGCGTTTTCCTTGCGACAGCGTCGAGCAGTTTTAA
- a CDS encoding hypothetical protein (putative) codes for MKGGGLGAILLPVLLLLSGQVKADYGIKTNKLTFLSQSEQCKKEISIYEEGNSFFIRNKDNTYLEVQEKVTVAGSLDVFGTVHTNEYRAFGQKQWTLHHLDTFDRKESAWIPSDISTCGNSPDTFLGGPWYGNKRVEESLFEANVQNGAEKGTQRSQIKLPCYAIFGAVEAYTTVRDIPKHSALKIKLRVHFFDAWKGDSLFLQADRKTVWAEQNWADITCNLYAKLVPPTLMQNHTNRTLKKRVLVTE; via the exons ATGAAGGGGGGTGGCCTCGGCGCGATTCTTCTCCCAGTGCTACTGCTGCTTAGCGGCCAAGTCAAGGCTGACTACGGAATCAAAACGAACAAGCTGACCTTCCTCTCCCAATCGGAACAgtgcaaaaaagaaatcagcatctatgaagaaggaaattcaTTCTTTATACGAAATAAGGACAACACATATTTGGAGGTCCAAGAGAAGGTGACAGTCGCAGGGAGCTTGGATGTGTTTGGGACTGTCCACACGAATGAGTACCGCGCGTTTGGGCAGAAGCAGTGGACTTTGCACCACCTGGACACGTTCGACCGGAAGGAGAGTGCCTGGATCCCCTCG GATATCAGCACATGTGGGAATTCCCCCGACACCTTTCTGGGAGGACCCTGGTACGGGAACAAAAGGGTAGAAGAATCGCTTTTCGAagcaaatgtacaaaatggtgCAGAGAAAGGTACGCAGAGGAGTCAAATAAAATTGCCGTGTTACGC CATATTCGGAGCTGTGGAGGCCTACACCACTGTTAGAGACATACCAAAGCACAGCGCActgaaaattaaattaagGGTTCACTTTTTCGATGCCTGGAAAGGCGATTCACTGTTTCTTCAAGCTGATAGGAAGACCGTTTGGGCTG AGCAGAACTGGGCTGACATAACCTGCAACTTATATGCTAAACTTGTTCCTCCCACACTCATGCAGAATCACACAAATCGAACCCTGAAGAAAAG GGTGTTGGTGACGGAATAA
- a CDS encoding U2 snRNP auxiliary factor small subunit (putative), which produces MAEHLARIIGTEEDRVNCPFFWKIGACRHGDQCSRSHYKPNSAQTLVIRHMYDNPPMAVAIAEGQMVEDEVLDKAADHFEEFYEEVFEELMKYGEIEDMVVCDNIGDHIIGNVYIKYTHEDYAEKAVKELNGRFYAGKPLQIEYTPVTDFREARCRQFVDGQCRRGGYCNFMHIKHVPRAVKRKLYKRMYKKFPEYKKRRKTKDGSEDGHHDSHRDRGSRDKHRRDKYGDSHHSSRRRNRSRSRSRNRSRNRDDADGDSDGASRRHKHPRRENSAERREKIERWNKEREMKNMQRDDVEQDACQEDK; this is translated from the coding sequence ATGGCCGAGCATCTGGCACGGATCATCGGAACGGAAGAGGACAGAGTTAACTGTCCCTTCTTTTGGAAAATAGGCGCATGCCGCCATGGCGATCAGTGTAGTCGAAGCCACTACAAGCCAAACAGTGCTCAAACGTTAGTCATCCGTCACATGTACGACAACCCCCCAATGGCCGTTGCAATTGCAGAAGGGCAAATGGTGGAGGATGAAGTGTTGGACAAAGCAGCGGACCATTTTGAGGAGTTTTACGAAGAAGTCTTTGAGGAATTAATGAAGTATGGTGAAATTGAAGATATGGTTGTATGTGACAATATAGGAGATCACATTATTggaaatgtgtacataaaatacacacacgAGGATTATGCGGAGAAGGCTGTGAAGGAGTTGAATGGGAGATTCTATGCGGGAAAGCCGTTACAAATTGAGTATACCCCTGTGACAGACTTCAGGGAGGCAAGGTGCAGGCAGTTTGTCGATGGCCAATGTCGACGAGGTGGGTACTGCAACTTTATGCATATCAAACATGTACCAAGGGCTGTCAAGCGGAAGCTGTACAAAcgaatgtataaaaaatttccagaATATAAGAAAAGGCGTAAAACGAAAGATGGTTCGGAGGACGGACATCACGATAGCCACAGGGATAGAGGAAGTAGGGACAAACATAGACGTGATAAATATGGGGACAGTCACCACTCTTCTAGACGCAGAAATAGGAGTAGAAGTCGGAGCAGGAACCGAAGCAGGAATCGTGATGATGCCGATGGGGACAGCGACGGTGCCAGTAGAAGACATAAACATCCTAGGCGAGAAAATAGTGCCGAacgcagggaaaaaattgagaggTGGAATAAGGAGCgagaaatgaagaatatgCAAAGGGATGATGTTGAGCAGGATGCTTGCCAGGAGGATAAG
- a CDS encoding hypothetical protein (putative), protein MGDNENKEKRAPASSPSEEGGGKTNKQWKNDQNGENSGGAKNLSSSNSSRKGKGKKNKSGASDSIGKRKEQLEAKASIEDIFNNLKAKEKKATKVGSETRPIKKSSEKSGLNAGRVQKKAQRRVAKAAVTERARTPDGLPIYSMEELKM, encoded by the coding sequence ATGGGAGATAACGAAAATAAGGAGAAGAGGGCCCCCGCTTCGTCCCCAAGCGAAGAAGGTGGCGGCAAAACGAACAAGCAGTGGAAAAAtgaccaaaatggggaaaattcTGGAGGCGCCAAAAATTTGAGCAGCTCTAACAGCTcgcgaaaggggaaagggaaaaaaaataagagtgGGGCGAGCGACTCAATcgggaagaggaaggaacaGTTGGAGGCGAAAGCAAGCATCGAGGACATCTTCAATAACCTGAAGgccaaggagaagaaggctACAAAAGTTGGCAGCGAGACGAGgcctattaaaaaaagctcCGAAAAAAGCGGCCTCAACGCCGGTCGGGTCCAGAAAAAGGCACAACGGCGGGTCGCCAAGGCGGCGGTCACCGAGCGCGCGCGCACGCCGGATGGGTTGCCCATTTATTCTATGGAGGAGCTCAAGATGG
- a CDS encoding hypothetical protein (putative), protein MLKSLNRKTLLLANVASACIILYALKKYSPEKTNKILHQIEGMHRSQLKFEQWIYLYGLYKQITAGDMNQDADDSDKPLNAECSGDKETLTKREREGNRYLMDAKLSAWKHCHGVSKRVCKFLYVQFVEKILPQEIKKESVNVSFDFTKTMSKMKPLAEMLTGVAEGSYPTSKDNTDSTSNLSDLLCKNVVQANLQYIKSALKSNPQLINKRNSDGLCALHYACDRGYLDIVKTLIEFGADVNAHDSCGDTALHIAAYSGKTDIIKYLTSAGADINRKNSEGLTFNSILSQEAELY, encoded by the exons ATGCTGAAAAGCCTTAACCGGAAAACGCTGCTGCTTGCGAACGTCGCATCAGCATGCATTATCCTGTACGCCCTGAAGAAATACAGCCCTGAAAAGacgaataaaattttgcaccAAATTGAGGGG ATGCACAGAAGTCAGCTGAAATTTGAGCAGTGGATTTACTTATATGGCTTGTACAAGCAAATAACCGCAGGAGACATGAACCAAGATGCGGATGATTCAGACAAGCCATTGAACGCAGAATGCAGTGGAGACAAAGAAACACTCAccaaaagagaaagagaagGGAACCGCTACCTAATGGATGCCAAATTAAGCGCCTGGAAGCATTGCCACGGAGTAAGTAAAAGAGTATGCAAATTTCTCTACGTGCAATTTGTAGAGAAGATCCTTCCCCaggagataaaaaaggagagtgtCAATGTATCGTTCGATTTTACGAAGACGATGAGTAAGATGAAGCCACTGGCGGAGATGCTCACGGGAGTTGCAGAGGGGAGTTACCCTACTAGCAAGGACAACACCGATAGTACAAGCAATTTGAGTGACCTCCTCTGCAAAAACGTAGTGCAGGCAAATCTGCAGTATATAAAGAGTGCACTAAAAAGTAACCCACAGTTAATAAATAAGAGAAACTCAGATGGACTGTGCGCTCTGCATTATGCTTGCGATAGAGGGTACCTAGACATAGTGAAAACGTTAATCGAGTTTGGCGCTGATGTGAATGCACACGACTCTTGTGGAGACACTGCCCTTCACATTGCCGCGTATTCAGGGAAGACGGACATTATTAAGTATTTAACCAGCGCGGGTGCTGATATTAATAGGAAGAACTCCGAGGGGTTGACTTTCAACTCGATACTTAGTCAGGAGGCGGAGTTGTATTAG
- a CDS encoding tRNA methyltransferase (putative): protein MKAYNEGYKICYNCSFLNQMGEKEVSSLAKQVFLGYHYMIKEQLPVQFHFTSLTSTDEFYTQLTEKYALGKWRVHIHSEDYWDLFPREKIVVLSPDAEEVSGGAVKPSSSLHCVCYTGPTTTERKEKKRNKTKQNKTNQTKPNQPNQTKPNQTKPNQTKPNQTNPIQSKPYQTEPIQTSSPP from the coding sequence atgaagGCATACAATGAGGGATATAAAATCTGCTACAACTGTAGCTTTTTAAATCAGATGGGAGAGAAGGAAGTATCCAGTTTAGCTAAGCAGGTTTTTTTGGGCTACCACTACATGATCAAGGAGCAGTTACCTGTGCAATTTCATTTTACCAGCTTGACGAGCACCGACGAATTCTACACGCAGCTCACAGAGAAGTATGCGCTGGGGAAGTGGCGTGTCCACATTCACTCGGAGGACTACTGGGATTTGTTCCCGCGGGAGAAGATTGTCGTGCTATCCCCCGACGCGGAGGAGGTGAGCGGTGGAGCGGTTAAGCCGTCGTCTTCACTGCACTGTGTGTGCTACACGGGACCGACCACAACCgaacgaaaagaaaagaaaagaaacaaaacaaaacaaaacaaaacaaaccaAACCAAACCAAACCAACCAAACCAAACCAAACCAAACCAAACCAAACCAAACCAAACCAAACCAAACCAAACCAATCCAATCCAATCCAAACCATACCAAACTGAACCAATCCAaacctcctccccccct